A genomic stretch from Chitinophaga agri includes:
- a CDS encoding class I SAM-dependent methyltransferase, producing MDLHDLESRQEQIWSAKSLKGVNMNEAQQRLLMEDMVEAAKVIPFTSQPSQNNLRYYFDNKTYAHADGMALFNILLKFKPKRVIEIGSGFSSALMLDTNDKILNNSIHFTFIEPNPDISLKRLLRQEDYKNTDVKKQLVQEVDPQIFTTLQENDILMIDNSHVSKTGSDVNYLMAEVLPILNKGVIIHIHDIFYPFEYPKEWLFEHKLNWNEIYTVHNFLLFNNTFEILFFSDFVQQQTKAQYADKAPLFFKDRPSSLWLRKVQ from the coding sequence GTGGACTTACATGATCTTGAAAGCCGTCAGGAACAGATATGGTCAGCTAAATCGCTGAAAGGTGTGAATATGAATGAGGCGCAGCAACGCCTGCTGATGGAGGATATGGTAGAAGCTGCCAAAGTGATTCCGTTCACTTCGCAACCATCACAGAACAACCTTCGGTATTATTTTGATAATAAGACTTATGCGCATGCTGACGGGATGGCCTTATTCAACATCCTGCTGAAATTCAAACCTAAAAGGGTGATTGAGATTGGTTCCGGTTTCTCGTCTGCATTGATGCTGGATACCAATGATAAGATCCTGAACAATAGCATTCACTTTACTTTTATAGAACCTAACCCGGATATCAGTCTGAAACGCCTGTTACGCCAGGAAGACTATAAAAATACAGATGTCAAAAAGCAACTGGTACAAGAGGTAGATCCACAGATCTTCACCACTTTACAGGAGAATGATATACTGATGATCGATAATTCACACGTGTCTAAAACAGGTAGCGATGTGAATTATCTGATGGCAGAAGTATTACCTATCCTGAATAAAGGAGTGATCATACACATTCATGATATTTTTTACCCCTTCGAATATCCGAAAGAGTGGTTGTTTGAACACAAGCTGAACTGGAACGAGATCTATACAGTCCATAACTTCCTGCTGTTTAACAATACGTTTGAGATATTGTTCTTCTCTGACTTTGTACAGCAACAGACGAAGGCGCAGTATGCGGACAAGGCGCCACTGTTCTTTAAGGATCGTCCGAGCAGCCTGTGGCTGCGGAAGGTGCAGTAA
- a CDS encoding M1 family aminopeptidase has translation MYIRLLVVACLLLIPHFSFGQERFIIISGRITDAASRQPIPAVNIQLKNGSTGTVTNTQGDFTFKIPVHLSADSVLISCIGYRSVTRVFTEDRPAVNIPLERAVISLPEVAVQPRSGLDLLKKAIAAIPVNYDTADSRMTGFYREDIRLNNDTLNYNESVLDIYKTFRVDKTYRDQIRLIKGRKMPARPNNDPVLYNWMGNIRNTAYSSLGEDIVKYNAVQNSPLAPDNYRYYDYTLLETVSEDDHYLQVVQIAPRKNHRKGLVKGRIYIDEGSLAIVRYEIETTPQGNDWVNKHGKGGIRYTLMSKVVGAGFDFSGLKLVLSYRPYHGKYYLHTVSRHWDIIINSHKRNMRDVPWKGDFNLLITDVNKDSVQRFQTDVSSRETSMNYLVGNNYDAAFWEHYNILQPELPDSLKKQAEPVVPVSRISNRKNGFIRGDTLRGQLSPLRSCYDVTFYHLDVDVDMDKHYLKGNNRIRYKVGSAFSRMQIDLYANMQIERILYKGKPLHYTREYDAVFVQFPEEQLAGSTGEITVFYEGVPQIPDKSISMNGGVLWDKDDDGHPWVQVVCQGSGASLWWPCKDHLSDEPDSMRIWVTVPNGFTEISNGRLLRKLPVDTGKTRFEWQVTYPINNYNASFCIGKYAHLTDLYISGDTLTIDLYVMPYNLKEGQKLLKKIPPMLACFEKYFGRYAFRRDGFTLLESPYPMEHQSGVCFGKIGKGMNLEYPALVWHESAHEWWGNAISCRDMADMWMHEAFATYAEALMIEDLLDTTSATAYLNNQKSGVANKEPVIGVYDVNHIFYDIGDMYSKGSLMLHTFRSVLHNDTLWFDLLRGIQQHFRYQTLSSDSLVGYINRFTRHDHTPFFDQYLKYPHLPKLEFLTKEQGTNLVVKYRWKADVAAFDMPVKVTTAAHQMAFIYPTTAWKTLTLKNMQAADFMVDEDHFFIDVAGDTGGETPFVE, from the coding sequence ATGTACATACGATTGCTAGTTGTCGCCTGTTTACTCCTGATCCCTCATTTTTCTTTTGGACAGGAACGGTTTATCATCATATCAGGGCGTATTACTGATGCTGCCAGCCGCCAACCTATTCCCGCTGTAAATATTCAACTGAAGAATGGTAGTACCGGTACCGTCACCAACACGCAGGGTGACTTTACCTTTAAAATACCGGTGCATTTATCGGCAGATAGTGTGTTGATCTCCTGTATTGGCTACCGGTCCGTGACCCGGGTATTCACTGAAGATCGTCCCGCTGTAAATATCCCACTGGAACGGGCTGTCATATCCCTGCCGGAAGTTGCCGTTCAGCCGCGTAGCGGCCTTGACCTCCTGAAGAAGGCTATTGCTGCTATCCCTGTGAATTATGATACAGCTGATAGCAGGATGACCGGCTTTTACAGGGAAGACATACGTTTAAATAATGACACCCTGAACTATAATGAGTCTGTACTGGATATTTACAAGACCTTCCGGGTGGATAAGACCTACCGTGATCAGATACGGCTCATCAAAGGCAGGAAGATGCCTGCACGCCCCAATAACGACCCGGTTTTATATAACTGGATGGGAAATATCAGGAATACGGCATATAGTTCCCTCGGTGAGGATATTGTGAAATATAACGCTGTGCAAAACAGTCCGCTGGCGCCGGATAACTATCGCTACTATGACTATACATTACTGGAGACGGTTTCAGAGGATGACCATTATTTACAGGTGGTACAGATAGCGCCCAGGAAAAATCACCGGAAGGGGTTAGTAAAAGGACGCATTTATATAGATGAAGGGTCATTAGCTATTGTACGGTATGAAATAGAAACAACACCACAGGGTAATGACTGGGTGAATAAGCATGGAAAAGGCGGGATCAGGTATACGCTGATGTCGAAGGTGGTCGGTGCGGGATTTGATTTCAGCGGACTGAAGCTTGTTTTGTCCTATCGGCCTTATCATGGAAAGTATTATCTCCATACTGTTAGCCGGCATTGGGATATTATTATCAACAGCCATAAGCGGAACATGCGGGACGTTCCCTGGAAGGGAGATTTTAACCTGCTGATCACGGATGTGAATAAAGACAGCGTACAGCGGTTTCAGACGGATGTCAGCAGCCGTGAAACATCCATGAATTACCTGGTCGGTAATAACTATGATGCTGCCTTCTGGGAGCACTACAATATTTTGCAACCCGAACTACCTGATTCATTGAAGAAGCAGGCTGAACCAGTTGTGCCCGTTTCCCGCATATCTAACCGAAAAAATGGTTTCATCAGGGGAGATACGCTTCGGGGGCAGTTATCACCACTCCGCTCCTGTTATGATGTGACGTTCTATCACCTGGATGTTGATGTGGATATGGATAAACATTACCTGAAAGGAAATAACAGGATCAGGTATAAGGTCGGATCGGCTTTTAGCCGGATGCAGATCGATCTGTACGCCAATATGCAGATTGAGCGTATTCTTTACAAAGGCAAACCGTTGCATTATACCCGGGAATATGATGCTGTGTTTGTTCAGTTTCCGGAAGAGCAGCTGGCAGGTAGTACCGGAGAGATCACCGTTTTCTATGAGGGTGTTCCGCAGATACCCGATAAAAGTATTTCTATGAACGGCGGAGTACTGTGGGACAAGGATGATGATGGGCATCCATGGGTACAGGTAGTATGCCAGGGTTCGGGGGCTAGTTTGTGGTGGCCATGTAAAGATCATCTGTCCGACGAACCGGATAGTATGCGGATCTGGGTGACGGTGCCCAATGGATTCACAGAAATTTCCAATGGCCGCCTGTTGCGTAAACTACCGGTAGATACTGGCAAAACCCGTTTTGAATGGCAGGTGACCTATCCGATCAACAACTACAATGCTAGTTTTTGCATTGGTAAATATGCGCATCTGACGGACCTGTACATCAGTGGGGACACGCTGACGATTGACCTGTACGTAATGCCGTATAATCTCAAGGAGGGACAAAAGCTCCTGAAGAAAATACCCCCTATGCTGGCTTGTTTCGAGAAGTACTTCGGTAGGTATGCCTTTCGCAGGGATGGTTTTACCCTGCTGGAAAGCCCCTATCCGATGGAGCATCAGAGTGGGGTGTGTTTCGGAAAGATCGGCAAAGGCATGAACCTGGAATATCCTGCACTGGTATGGCACGAATCGGCTCATGAATGGTGGGGCAATGCGATCAGCTGCCGGGACATGGCAGATATGTGGATGCATGAGGCGTTTGCTACCTATGCAGAAGCGCTGATGATCGAAGACCTCTTAGACACCACATCGGCTACGGCCTACCTCAATAATCAGAAAAGCGGTGTTGCGAATAAGGAGCCGGTGATCGGGGTATACGATGTTAACCACATTTTCTATGATATTGGGGATATGTATTCCAAAGGTAGTCTCATGCTGCATACGTTCAGAAGTGTGTTGCATAACGACACATTGTGGTTTGACCTTTTACGGGGGATCCAACAACATTTCCGTTATCAGACGCTTTCTTCAGATAGCCTTGTCGGCTATATCAACAGGTTTACCCGGCATGATCATACTCCTTTCTTTGATCAGTACCTGAAATATCCTCATTTACCAAAACTGGAGTTTCTGACAAAGGAACAGGGTACAAATCTGGTAGTAAAGTACCGATGGAAGGCTGATGTAGCTGCTTTTGACATGCCTGTAAAAGTCACTACCGCCGCTCACCAGATGGCTTTTATCTACCCGACGACTGCCTGGAAGACCTTGACGCTGAAAAATATGCAGGCGGCAGATTTTATGGTAGATGAAGATCACTTTTTTATTGATGTGGCGGGGGATACAGGCGGAGAAACCCCGTTCGTTGAATAA
- a CDS encoding helix-turn-helix domain-containing protein, which produces MHFSGIFGTLMLLGALQGLIMSALLFFAKKRPARDRLLAVLILLIAMACLNLHIAMASWPDAIPLFRFLMNFVPLIIIMPLGPLIYLYVRSSLDPTFTITRSHRPLFYTAIIDIVPQLAAMVFVGGMLAGRLSKNPEPWTIFIDTYNVYSDIPRWLSTTVYVYLSYRYLSVARTDNEKRFHWIKQFLQVFLVFQLIWLIYLVPYVIPRYTDWLLNMVDWYPVYIPLVVLIYYLGIKGYMMTAEETVAIQKAVTSPAPIPPSVIDEVVPLLIKAMEQDKLYLNPELNLSLLAQHVRLPQKTISAVLNQHLQKSFNEFVNEYRISAFKEKIAAAQQEQFTILSLAYESGFNSLPTFQRAFRNNTGMSPREYMNNQNKTA; this is translated from the coding sequence ATGCATTTTTCCGGAATATTTGGTACCCTGATGTTGCTTGGCGCGTTGCAGGGCCTCATTATGAGTGCGCTGCTGTTCTTCGCAAAAAAGCGGCCAGCAAGAGATCGTTTGCTGGCAGTACTAATATTGCTGATCGCCATGGCCTGTCTCAATCTGCATATTGCCATGGCCAGCTGGCCGGACGCCATTCCCCTGTTCCGGTTCCTGATGAACTTTGTGCCACTGATTATTATTATGCCACTGGGACCATTGATCTATTTGTATGTCAGGTCTAGTCTTGATCCCACATTTACAATAACCCGCAGCCATCGTCCTCTGTTTTATACCGCTATTATCGATATCGTTCCGCAATTGGCTGCTATGGTCTTCGTCGGCGGTATGCTGGCCGGCCGGTTGTCTAAAAACCCGGAACCGTGGACTATTTTCATAGATACGTACAATGTTTATTCGGATATTCCCCGCTGGCTTTCTACAACAGTCTACGTATACCTTTCCTACCGCTATCTGTCAGTTGCGCGAACCGACAATGAGAAACGTTTTCACTGGATAAAACAGTTCCTGCAGGTCTTCCTGGTTTTCCAGCTGATCTGGCTCATTTACCTGGTGCCTTATGTAATACCCCGTTACACAGACTGGCTGCTGAACATGGTAGACTGGTATCCGGTGTATATACCACTGGTGGTGCTGATCTACTACCTGGGGATAAAGGGGTATATGATGACGGCAGAAGAGACGGTCGCTATACAAAAGGCAGTTACCAGCCCCGCTCCTATTCCGCCCTCGGTGATTGACGAAGTTGTTCCGTTATTGATCAAAGCAATGGAACAGGATAAGTTATATCTCAATCCGGAGTTAAACCTATCGCTGCTGGCACAACATGTCCGCCTACCTCAGAAAACCATCTCGGCTGTCCTGAATCAGCATCTTCAGAAAAGCTTTAATGAGTTTGTGAACGAATACCGCATTTCTGCCTTTAAGGAAAAGATCGCAGCGGCTCAACAGGAGCAGTTTACCATCCTGAGCCTTGCCTATGAGTCCGGGTTTAATTCTCTTCCCACTTTTCAACGGGCATTCCGTAACAACACCGGCATGTCACCGCGGGAATACATGAACAATCAGAATAAAACTGCTTAA
- a CDS encoding winged helix-turn-helix transcriptional regulator: MKDKWEKYLPIDGNCPVRSVLDRLGDKWSMLVIIVLGEEGTMRFNQLHHVIGDISQKMLTVTLKSLEADGLVTRKVFPEIPPRVEYTLTDRGMSLLPHVEALTKWALVHIDGIRASREKYMAS, from the coding sequence ATGAAAGATAAGTGGGAAAAATATCTGCCTATTGATGGGAATTGCCCTGTAAGGAGTGTTTTGGACCGCTTAGGCGACAAATGGTCTATGCTGGTGATCATTGTGCTGGGCGAAGAAGGAACAATGCGCTTCAACCAGCTGCATCACGTCATTGGAGATATCTCTCAGAAAATGCTGACGGTAACGTTGAAATCACTGGAGGCTGATGGACTGGTAACCCGTAAAGTATTCCCGGAAATACCGCCACGTGTCGAGTATACGTTGACCGACAGAGGCATGAGCCTGTTGCCTCATGTTGAGGCTTTAACGAAATGGGCGCTTGTGCACATCGACGGTATTCGTGCATCCAGAGAAAAATATATGGCATCATAA
- a CDS encoding gliding motility-associated C-terminal domain-containing protein, protein MRLFLLMLSLLVVNVAYPQCANTFRYALKGDYTDAAYDIMEITGGDLIVGGQTNSFGAGGYDFFLTRMTKSGTVVWSKTFGGVMDETIRKMRPSRDGNILITGQTKSFGHYVGHAIAMKIDVNGNVIWSLTLSEGSETTLGVDIYCAADNSVIVSGSSYQSINTSDWIVAKIDPAGNLSWFKRMDGSFSEDVFSVIQKGDTLIVNGDSSPGPEYSLVMAKLSFINGTLYDTRALQMDNRGLFSSNIQYSSGQYRISSHLIDGGSYAQKQDVFTILDTASLNPVKAFKINASPSYNNNFFTGVHQTADGGFVAVSSPMTSNEGYLYKFDQQSNLVSTHRYSASQSLVLSGILEDSDGAIWLVGTENDDAVVMKLNAAGEFEYCTNEPVVGTTTPATITSQPFTWLSEGLYTAQRQDNTPTITDFTFKIDSLCTVPVCGTPQVTGPLTSCNLADSLTYVASNGGTCTASWQWILPTGFTSRIVNDSTVHVIAPAAGTYPIIVENMTGCTVQRDTLSVTIAPSPRSINLGNDTVICSTSSVTLDAGAGFARYQWQGNTTGQTLTTSTPGTYFVTAWNSCNEEFSDTIRVTFRSAVNFSATPQDTTLCTPLTPVQLSATGGHTYQWSPATYLDDPQISDPVARPAVPTIYSVLITDTVCNVTRTLNVNINITPSPAGIDLGNDTVLCNTATLVLDAGNGFTRYQWQDNSTGQTFTVRNPGTYSVRAWNACNEVFSEMIQVRYRLPADFSVTPLDTSYCTAIAPIRFTASGGDLYQWSPATYLNDPQISNPVGSPDQSIVYTVTITDTVCHYSQELEVNISVNASPDIQLSKSNDLNCAVGATQLSATGADRYEWMADESLSALNIPNPVARPNKTTTYTVKAYSTGGCMSEDSITVYFEKTGIADIYLPTGFTPNGDGKNDVFRVVATGSVEVKELSVFNRWGELIFTTQNASKGWDGTFKGVFVEPGAYYWFVRATSACGGELFKKGHVILIK, encoded by the coding sequence ATGAGATTATTCTTACTGATGCTGTCACTGTTGGTAGTAAACGTGGCCTACCCACAATGCGCCAATACCTTCCGGTATGCCTTGAAAGGCGATTATACTGATGCCGCATATGATATCATGGAAATAACCGGCGGAGACCTTATTGTCGGAGGACAAACCAACAGTTTCGGGGCGGGTGGATACGATTTCTTCCTGACAAGGATGACAAAATCCGGTACTGTGGTATGGAGTAAAACCTTTGGCGGCGTGATGGACGAAACGATCAGGAAGATGCGACCGTCAAGGGATGGTAACATTCTTATTACCGGGCAAACCAAATCTTTTGGTCATTATGTGGGACACGCTATTGCCATGAAGATAGATGTGAATGGCAATGTTATCTGGTCACTCACACTTTCCGAAGGCTCGGAAACAACTCTGGGGGTGGATATTTACTGTGCAGCCGATAACAGCGTCATTGTGAGTGGCTCCAGTTATCAATCCATTAACACCTCTGACTGGATAGTGGCTAAGATAGATCCTGCGGGTAACCTCTCCTGGTTTAAACGTATGGATGGTTCATTTTCTGAAGATGTATTTTCCGTCATACAGAAAGGTGATACGCTCATTGTCAACGGAGACTCCAGTCCGGGCCCGGAGTATTCACTGGTGATGGCAAAACTCTCTTTTATTAATGGTACATTGTATGACACACGTGCGCTTCAAATGGACAACAGGGGATTATTTAGCAGTAATATCCAGTATTCCTCCGGCCAGTACCGCATCAGCTCACACCTGATAGATGGCGGTTCCTATGCACAGAAGCAGGACGTCTTTACGATACTTGATACGGCTTCGTTAAATCCTGTTAAGGCATTTAAGATAAATGCATCCCCCAGTTATAATAACAACTTCTTCACAGGGGTGCACCAGACGGCGGACGGCGGATTTGTAGCAGTATCCAGCCCAATGACATCTAATGAAGGATATCTTTACAAGTTCGATCAGCAATCTAACCTTGTATCGACGCATAGGTATTCGGCCTCACAGTCGCTGGTCTTATCCGGAATATTGGAAGATAGTGATGGTGCGATATGGCTGGTAGGCACAGAGAATGACGATGCCGTAGTGATGAAGCTGAATGCAGCAGGCGAGTTTGAATATTGCACCAATGAGCCGGTAGTGGGAACAACCACGCCTGCAACAATTACCAGTCAGCCTTTCACCTGGCTTAGCGAAGGACTTTATACAGCGCAGCGACAGGATAATACACCTACCATCACTGATTTTACTTTCAAGATAGACTCGCTTTGTACGGTACCTGTATGCGGTACCCCACAGGTCACCGGCCCGCTAACTAGTTGTAACCTGGCCGATTCTCTGACCTACGTCGCCTCTAACGGTGGGACCTGCACCGCCAGCTGGCAATGGATACTGCCAACAGGTTTCACATCGCGCATAGTGAATGATTCAACGGTGCACGTAATTGCTCCTGCAGCTGGTACCTATCCCATTATTGTAGAGAATATGACAGGCTGTACTGTACAGCGGGATACATTGTCCGTGACAATAGCACCATCACCACGCAGTATTAATCTGGGCAATGATACTGTGATATGCAGTACTTCATCCGTTACTCTGGATGCTGGCGCTGGTTTTGCGCGTTATCAATGGCAGGGCAACACTACCGGACAAACGTTGACGACCAGCACACCTGGCACTTACTTCGTAACAGCCTGGAACAGCTGTAATGAGGAGTTTTCAGATACGATACGGGTAACGTTCCGGTCAGCAGTAAATTTCAGTGCCACACCGCAGGATACTACATTATGTACGCCACTTACGCCTGTACAGCTATCCGCAACCGGAGGTCACACCTACCAATGGAGCCCGGCTACTTATCTGGACGATCCGCAGATCAGTGATCCGGTAGCTCGTCCGGCTGTCCCGACTATCTATAGTGTGCTCATTACTGATACAGTGTGTAATGTGACAAGGACACTGAATGTCAACATCAATATCACACCATCACCTGCTGGTATTGATCTGGGTAATGATACTGTACTATGTAATACAGCTACGCTGGTGTTGGATGCAGGCAACGGTTTCACCCGTTATCAGTGGCAGGACAATAGTACCGGACAAACGTTCACTGTACGTAATCCGGGCACCTACTCAGTACGGGCCTGGAATGCCTGCAACGAAGTATTCTCAGAAATGATACAGGTGAGGTACCGGTTACCTGCCGATTTCAGTGTTACCCCGCTGGATACATCATACTGTACAGCGATAGCGCCGATCCGTTTTACCGCCAGTGGGGGAGATCTCTATCAATGGAGCCCTGCTACCTATCTGAATGATCCACAGATCAGTAACCCGGTAGGCAGTCCGGATCAGTCGATCGTGTATACAGTCACTATCACAGATACGGTCTGCCATTATTCACAGGAACTTGAGGTGAATATTAGTGTGAATGCGTCTCCGGATATTCAGCTGTCCAAATCGAATGACCTGAACTGTGCAGTAGGAGCGACGCAGTTGTCAGCAACAGGGGCCGATCGTTACGAATGGATGGCAGATGAGTCTTTGAGTGCGCTGAATATACCGAATCCGGTAGCACGTCCAAATAAGACCACCACATATACCGTGAAAGCATATAGCACAGGCGGATGTATGTCGGAAGATTCCATCACGGTATACTTTGAAAAAACCGGCATCGCTGACATCTATTTGCCAACAGGCTTTACGCCGAACGGAGATGGGAAGAATGATGTTTTCCGGGTTGTTGCGACAGGATCTGTGGAGGTAAAGGAACTGTCTGTATTTAACCGCTGGGGAGAGTTGATATTTACCACTCAAAATGCCTCAAAAGGATGGGATGGTACATTCAAAGGTGTGTTTGTGGAGCCCGGCGCATATTACTGGTTTGTAAGGGCTACGAGCGCCTGTGGAGGAGAGCTATTTAAGAAGGGCCACGTAATACTTATCAAATAA
- a CDS encoding SDR family oxidoreductase translates to MGKILITGVTGHLGGAVLNKLLAKVPASEVRILVRDEAKATAFKPLGVEIALGTYDDKASLVAAFKGIDKLYFVSGNDVANRGPQHENVVQAATEAKVGHVVYTSFQRKNESDTAPLAFLAATHLLAEKLLKASGLTYTILEHALYAEVIPMFAGEKVLETGVIFQPAGDGKTAFALREDLAEAGVAVLTGEGHENRSYELTGPKALSYADIAALISAASGKNITYVSPTVEVFKAELTKAGVPAIYIDLFAGFSGAIKDGEFAGVTDDLEKLIGRKGGSVEAYVKSVYGK, encoded by the coding sequence ATGGGTAAAATACTTATAACAGGCGTAACAGGTCACCTGGGTGGTGCCGTGCTGAACAAATTACTGGCAAAAGTGCCTGCATCGGAAGTGAGGATACTGGTTCGTGATGAAGCAAAAGCAACCGCATTCAAGCCGCTGGGTGTGGAAATAGCGCTGGGCACCTATGATGACAAGGCTTCTCTGGTAGCCGCGTTCAAAGGTATTGACAAACTGTATTTCGTATCCGGCAATGATGTGGCCAACCGTGGCCCTCAGCATGAGAATGTGGTACAAGCCGCTACAGAGGCGAAAGTAGGGCACGTTGTCTACACCAGTTTCCAGCGTAAAAATGAGTCAGACACTGCGCCACTGGCATTCCTGGCGGCCACTCACCTGCTGGCGGAGAAACTGCTGAAAGCATCCGGCCTGACATATACTATTCTGGAGCATGCGTTGTATGCTGAAGTGATCCCAATGTTTGCAGGCGAAAAAGTCCTGGAAACAGGAGTGATATTCCAGCCGGCGGGCGACGGTAAAACCGCCTTTGCACTGCGTGAAGACCTGGCAGAAGCAGGGGTAGCCGTACTGACAGGAGAGGGACATGAGAACCGCAGTTATGAACTGACTGGTCCGAAAGCATTATCCTATGCGGATATCGCAGCATTGATATCAGCAGCCAGCGGTAAAAACATTACCTATGTGTCTCCGACGGTGGAAGTATTCAAGGCAGAACTCACAAAGGCAGGTGTACCCGCTATCTACATTGATCTGTTCGCAGGGTTCAGCGGTGCGATCAAAGACGGGGAATTTGCAGGCGTCACAGATGATCTGGAAAAGCTGATCGGTCGTAAAGGCGGCAGCGTGGAAGCGTATGTGAAGAGCGTGTATGGGAAATAA